A stretch of Amphiura filiformis unplaced genomic scaffold, Afil_fr2py scaffold_26, whole genome shotgun sequence DNA encodes these proteins:
- the LOC140143713 gene encoding uncharacterized protein, whose product MFFIILLFVLCSPALSAEVLCDADELGMQNGLIENSQITASSYRSRSRTFDPWRARLNNPKELRYWRPASDAISNSWIQVDFLDTVIVTGIETQGSGDENKANRWVTTFQVQIGNETSLTYITDESSPKVFSANTDINSIERITFPQRVRTRYLRILPIECHNKCGLRFEVLGCRLIDECMSRNHTDQCDTNAECHDRDDGFQCICHPGYFGNGSHCEGLELHGPYCINTQGFQGDVTTNPASHDHQSDSLPISNEANDDIDMHVQERNKDHQYEQVDKNTTNDGKTPSAPHHRFVIAGDEGRINKPTYTSSDADGNHSKLKPPVYAIVVKSKKSGHNGGSDQQYGADARFDESKYMTMMSRKVNVNWDVRLVNGDEFQGRLEIFYDQKWGTVCADGWGFIESKVVCAQLGLPYQHAVVIGGAYFGEGSGPSFLNDVVCQGYEAKIGECFYSLIGCDHSQDVSIICSEVSDVRLVGPAPNIGRIEAYYGETWISVCQRSQYVEWNNEAARVVCNQLGYEAGGVVYMEFAEGLGLSSVVPYTVNDVGCDYSRNKLQACFYEVDTHNCQDNLQATALCFQNNAINAGLRLVNGDNYNQGRLEVYYNDQWGTVCDTYWSTDDAEVACRQLGLPYEAVKALHGAYFGRGTGPVWLDGLECDGNEDEMSACKHRGWGGHDCGHQRDAGLICSGCSKTDNLGLESGAIKDKQIKSSSEYSGYEAYKGRLGNSGYWTAENSVPDPWIQVEFATAVTMTKVLIQGSGNSYFNAWVTEVEIQTGYREETLTYIEEDDKPMKLTANIDIDSVVELPLPVPITARFLLINPVKCTEYCALRFDVVGCIALNECDDENGPCDVHAICSDLDDGFKCICKPGFVGNGFLCTEILSSTNHPRMEGTQDTTKISIPTKFAPDISIDTSTNNTAAIAGGLVGGIVLTILILFLLWFVFRNQRTSKATALELADPQNNQLSPLDTQAETPIGNIYQGIQDQPNEYAEADFSQDQHNPTNGYAHISDNTYACPDQNQEIPEDNPNTIEYPYADIDHGHANSSNFDEYACVNKTKIQVESIQSNPDSTNHTLPKQDQCNPLQNNPFESEYYTYVDTPPGSSSQSSGQPLTTSQEGWMDNTIYSSSTDDETPTAQTTSSHVTMAAEPVAMVTQSNQGWIDNTLYANSGGSGDSQQHPTHVQNEEEGWVDNSIYDV is encoded by the exons ATGTTCTTCATCATTTTACTCTTTGTTCTTTGTTCACCTGCTTTGTCAGCAGAAG TTTTGTGTGACGCTGATGAACTTGGTATGCAGAATGGTTTAATTGAAAACAGCCAAATCACTGCATCATCATATCGTTCAAGGAGTCGCACCTTCGATCCGTGGCGAGCCAGACTCAACAACCCAAAGGAACTTAGGTATTGGCGACCCGCGTCTGACGCAATATCAAACTCTTGGATACAAGTCGATTTCTTGGATACGGTGATTGTAACAGGGATTGAGACTCAGGGCAGTGGAGATGAAAATAAAGCTAACAGATGGGTAACAACATTTCAAGTACAGATTGGCAATGAAACCTCATTGACCTACATCACTGATGAAAGCAGTCCTAAG GTTTTTTCAGCAAACACAGATATCAATTCCATCGAAAGAATAACATTCCCGCAGAGAGTCCGTACACGATATTTGCGCATTTTACCAATAGAATGTCACAACAAATGTGGATTGCGTTTTGAGGTTCTTGGTTGCCGACTGATTGATGAATGTATGTCACGCAATCATACGGATCAATGTGACACCAATGCTGAGTGCCACGATCGGGATGACGGCTTTCAATGTATATGTCATCCAGGATACTTCGGAAACGGCTCACATTGTGAAG GACTTGAGCTTCACGGCCCTTATTGCATCAACACGCAAGGATTTCAAGGAGACGTAACAACAAATCCTGCATCACATGACCACCAATCAGACTCATTACCAATTTCAAATGAAGCCAACGATGATATTGATATGCATGTACAAGAACGGAACAAAGATCACCAATACGAACAAGTAGATAAAAACACGACGAATGACGGCAAAACTCCATCAGCACCACATCATAGGTTTGTAATAGCAGGAGACGAAGGGCGGATAAATAAGCCAACATACACTAGTTCTGACGCCGATGGGAATCATTCGAAATTAAAACCACCCGTATATGCAATCGTGGTGAAATCCAAGAAGAGTGGTCACAACGGAGGCTCCGATCAGCAATATGGTGCAGATGCAAGATTTGATGAAAGCAAATACATGACAATGAT GAGCCGCAAGGTAAATGTCA ATTGGGACGTTCGTTTGGTTAATGGGGACGAGTTTCAAGGCCGTCTTGAAATCTTCTACGACCAGAAATGGGGGACTGTATGTGCAGACGGGTGGGGTTTCATCGAATCCAAGGTTGTCTGTGCTCAACTAGGGCTACCTTATCAACATGCTGTAGTCATAGGAGGGGCATACTTTGGAGAAGGTTCAGGTCCAAGTTTTTTAAACGATGTTGTCTGTCAAGGATACGAGGCTAAGATTGGAGAATGCTTCTATAGTTTAATTGGTTGCGACCACAGTCAGGATGTCAGCATTATATGCTCAG AGGTATCCGATGTTCGCCTGGTTGGTCCTGCGCCAAACATAGGCAGGATAGAAGCCTATTACGGTGAAACATGGATATCGGTTTGTCAACGTAGTCAATATGTAGAATGGAATAATGAAGCTGCCAGGGTGGTTTGTAATCAACTAGGCTACGAAGCAGGTGGTGTGGTCTATATGGAATTTGCGGAAGGTCTTGGCCTGTCGTCAGTGGTTCCATATACGGTGAACGATGTCGGATGTGATTACT CCAGAAATAAACTACAAGCTTGCTTCTACGAAGTGGACACACACAACTGTCAGGATAACTTACAGGCCACTGCACTTTGTTTTC AGAATAATGCAATTAATGCAGGTCTTCGTCTTGTGAATGGTGACAACTACAACCAGGGTCGTCTTGAAGTATACTACAATGATCAATGGGGAACCGTGTGCGATACATACTGGAGCACAGATGACGCCGAGGTTGCATGCCGCCAATTGGGATTACCATATGAAGCAGTCAAAGCACTGCATGGTGCTTACTTTGGAAGAG GTACTGGACCTGTTTGGTTAGATGGACTTGAATGCGATGGGAATGAAGATGAGATGTCTGCTTGCAAACATCGAGGATGGGGAGGACATGACTGTGGACATCAACGTGATGCTGGACTTATTTGCTCTG GATGCAGTAAAACTGATAATCTTGGTCTGGAATCAGGAGCAATCAAAGACAAACAAATCAAATCGTCATCGGAATACAGCGGCTATGAGGCCTACAAAGGTCGCCTGGGAAATTCCGGTTATTGGACAGCAGAAAATTCAGTCCCGGATCCTTGGATTCAGGTAGAATTTGCAACTGCAGTAACAATGACGAAGGTCCTCATCCAGGGTAGTGGCAATTCCTATTTCAATGCATGGGTTACCgaagttgaaatccaaacagGGTATAGGGAAGAAACACTGACTTACATTGAGGAAGACGATAAGCCAATG AAACTTACTGCAAACATAGATATAGATTCAGTGGTAGAACTCCCATTACCAGTTCCAATTACTGCACGCTTTCTACTAATCAATCCAGTAAAATGTACGGAGTATTGCGCTCTGCGATTTGATGTGGTTGGATGTATAGCACTGAATGAGTGTGATGATGAAAATGGTCCTTGCGATGTTCATGCAATCTGCAGTGATTTAGACGATGGATTTAAATGCATATGTAAACCAGGATTTGTTGGCAATGGCTTCTTATGTACAG AAATTCTCTCTAGCACCAACCACCCAAGAATGGAGGGGACACAGGACACAACAAAGATATCAATACCTACCAAATTTGCAccagatatcagtattgatacCAGCACAAACAACACAG CTGCCATTGCTGGAGGTTTGGTAGGAGGCATAGTGCTCACCATTCTAATTTTGTTCCTGCTTTGGTTCGTTTTCAG AAATCAAAGAACATCTAAAGCTACTGCATTGGAGCTGGCTGATCCACAGAACAACCAGTTATCACCACTAGACACACAAGCAGAGACACCTATTGGAAACATCTACCAAGGGATTCAAGACCAACCTAATGAATATGCAGAAGCAGATTTTAGCCAAGATCAGCATAATCCAACTAATGGATATGCACATATAAGTGATAATACCTATGCATGTCCAGATCAAAACCAGGAAATTCCAGAAGATAATCCAAATACTATTGAATACCCCTATGCAGATATAGACCATGGACATGCTAATAGTTCCAATTTTGATGAATATGCATGCGTAAATAAAACTAAAATTCAGGTCGAATCGATTCAAAGCAATCCGGATTCAACAAACCACACTCTGCCAAAACAAGACCAGTGTAATCCACTCCAAAATAATCCATTTGAAAGTGAATACTACACTTATGTTGACACACCACCAGGTAGTAGCAGTCAATCATCTGGACAACCACTGACAACTTCTCAAGAAGGCTGGATGGACAATACCATCTATTCATCTTCCACTGATGATGAAACACCAACTGCCCAAACAACATCTTCTCATGTTACCATGGCAGCTGAGCCTGTAGCCATGGTTACCCAAAGCAATCAAGGCTGGATAGATAATACTCTGTATGCAAATTCGGGAGGCAGTGGAGATAGCCAGCAACATCCTACTCATGTGCAAAATGAAGAAGAGGGATGGGTGGATAATTCTATTTATGATGTATAA